From Streptomyces sp. NBC_00370, a single genomic window includes:
- a CDS encoding TIGR03089 family protein, with amino-acid sequence MNASDRTPADLLRSALATDPARPLVTFYDDATGERVELSAVTLANWVSKTANLLQGDLAAGPGDRLALLLPAHWQSAVWLLACSSVGVAVEIGGDPADADLVVTGPDSLDAARACRGERVALALRPLGGRFPQPPEGFVDYAVEVPSQGDRFAPFAPVDPAGVALVVAGGELTAAGLVEQARADAEALGLTAGSRLLSGLSYDTWEGLSAGLFAPLAAGASVVLCRNVAELGAEGLEKRVESERVTHRAL; translated from the coding sequence GTGAACGCCAGCGACCGTACCCCTGCCGACCTGCTGCGATCCGCTCTCGCCACGGACCCGGCCCGCCCCTTGGTCACCTTCTACGACGACGCCACCGGTGAACGCGTCGAATTGTCCGCCGTCACGCTGGCCAATTGGGTGTCCAAGACCGCCAATCTGCTGCAAGGCGATCTCGCCGCCGGGCCGGGCGACCGGCTCGCGCTGCTGCTCCCGGCGCACTGGCAGAGCGCCGTCTGGCTGCTCGCCTGTTCGTCCGTCGGGGTGGCCGTCGAGATCGGCGGCGATCCGGCCGACGCCGACCTCGTCGTCACCGGCCCCGACTCGCTGGACGCGGCCCGCGCCTGCCGCGGCGAGCGGGTGGCGCTCGCCCTGCGCCCGCTCGGCGGCCGGTTCCCGCAGCCCCCCGAGGGGTTCGTGGACTACGCGGTCGAGGTCCCGTCCCAGGGCGACCGCTTCGCGCCGTTCGCGCCGGTGGACCCGGCCGGCGTCGCGCTCGTCGTCGCCGGCGGGGAACTCACCGCGGCCGGACTGGTCGAACAGGCCCGCGCCGACGCCGAAGCGCTCGGCCTGACAGCCGGCTCACGGCTGCTGTCGGGGCTCTCGTACGACACCTGGGAAGGACTGTCGGCCGGACTGTTCGCCCCGCTCGCCGCCGGAGCCTCCGTCGTGCTCTGCCGCAACGTCGCCGAACTGGGCGCCGAGGGCCTGGAGAAGCGGGTCGAGAGCGAGCGGGTCACCCATCGCGCGCTGTGA
- a CDS encoding LCP family glycopolymer transferase, which translates to MSDSAGTPARPETPADVESQTDAPGADDNGATSDDARSGAPASGEAGDGESTEDGKAEGADTSAAESPAAADSEDGKGVETPATDGETAETAETAETAEDSDEDGAAVTPDDDDSPATDGKAADAPADGDAATESPADADADAENVAAATTSTAATAGGPGSPGGGHTDTPPTPAGPANPRRRWMRWAALGTSVVVLAAAGTGWWLYNKLDGNITTDTKAAAELQTYEKDRPKPVALDALNILLIGSDSRAGDNGKYGRDDGGSSRSDTTILLHLAADRKSATAVSLPRDLMVDIPACGKPDGSRTRAQFAQFNWAYEFGGTACTIRTVEKLTGVRIDHQMVIDFHGFKGMVDAVGGVEVCLKDPVDDTDAQLKLPAGQQTLNGEQALGFVRARHGIGDGSDTQRMDRQQRFLGALFKKVQSNGVLLNPTRLYPVLDAATKSITTDPGLASLKDLYNLVRSMRSVPTEQVQFLTVPRQPYSQDRNRDELVQPEADKLFKQLRDDLPVSVTSGDEKSDGPSDSPSAGDPGDRASASTNSPGPTGSPTGSPDGSPSGSPAPTPTFTGSNAAAGMCE; encoded by the coding sequence GTGAGCGACAGTGCCGGCACGCCCGCCCGGCCGGAGACCCCGGCCGACGTCGAGTCGCAGACGGACGCGCCCGGGGCGGATGACAACGGTGCCACCTCGGACGATGCCCGTTCGGGCGCTCCCGCCTCCGGCGAGGCCGGGGACGGCGAATCCACCGAAGACGGCAAGGCCGAGGGCGCGGACACCTCGGCCGCCGAAAGCCCTGCCGCGGCAGACAGCGAAGACGGCAAGGGCGTCGAGACCCCGGCCACGGACGGCGAGACCGCCGAGACCGCCGAGACCGCCGAGACCGCCGAAGACTCTGACGAAGACGGTGCGGCCGTCACGCCCGACGACGACGACAGCCCGGCCACCGACGGCAAGGCGGCAGACGCCCCGGCCGACGGAGACGCAGCCACCGAAAGCCCAGCCGACGCCGACGCCGACGCCGAGAACGTAGCCGCAGCCACGACCTCGACCGCCGCCACCGCCGGCGGCCCCGGCAGCCCCGGCGGCGGTCACACCGACACACCGCCGACCCCCGCCGGCCCCGCCAACCCCCGCCGCCGCTGGATGCGTTGGGCCGCGCTCGGCACCTCCGTGGTGGTCCTCGCCGCCGCCGGTACCGGCTGGTGGCTCTACAACAAGCTCGACGGCAACATCACGACGGACACCAAGGCCGCCGCCGAGTTGCAGACGTACGAGAAGGACCGCCCCAAGCCCGTCGCGCTCGACGCCCTGAACATATTGCTCATAGGCTCCGACAGCCGCGCGGGCGACAACGGGAAGTACGGCCGCGACGACGGCGGCTCGTCCCGCTCGGACACCACGATCCTGCTGCATCTGGCCGCCGACCGGAAAAGCGCGACGGCCGTCTCCCTGCCCCGTGACCTCATGGTGGACATCCCCGCCTGCGGCAAGCCGGACGGCTCCCGCACCAGGGCGCAGTTCGCGCAGTTCAACTGGGCGTACGAGTTCGGCGGCACCGCCTGCACCATCCGCACGGTCGAGAAGCTCACCGGCGTGCGGATAGACCACCAGATGGTCATCGACTTCCACGGTTTCAAGGGCATGGTGGACGCCGTCGGCGGCGTCGAGGTCTGCCTCAAGGACCCGGTGGACGACACGGACGCCCAGCTGAAGCTGCCGGCCGGGCAGCAGACCCTCAACGGCGAGCAGGCGCTCGGCTTCGTACGGGCGCGGCACGGCATCGGCGACGGCAGCGACACCCAGCGCATGGACCGGCAGCAACGTTTCCTCGGGGCCCTTTTCAAGAAGGTGCAGAGCAACGGTGTGCTGCTGAATCCGACCCGGCTCTACCCGGTGCTGGACGCGGCGACGAAGTCGATCACGACCGATCCGGGGCTCGCCAGCCTGAAGGATCTGTACAACCTGGTGCGTTCCATGCGCAGTGTGCCGACGGAGCAAGTGCAATTCCTCACAGTGCCCCGGCAGCCGTACTCGCAGGACCGGAATCGTGACGAACTCGTCCAGCCCGAGGCGGACAAGCTCTTCAAGCAGCTGCGGGACGACCTGCCGGTCTCGGTGACGTCGGGGGACGAGAAGTCGGACGGTCCTTCGGACAGCCCCTCGGCAGGAGATCCCGGCGACAGGGCCTCTGCCAGCACGAATTCGCCCGGCCCCACCGGAAGCCCGACGGGGAGCCCCGACGGAAGTCCGAGCGGAAGTCCGGCACCGACCCCCACATTCACCGGCTCGAATGCCGCAGCCGGGATGTGCGAGTAA
- a CDS encoding LCP family protein: protein MDAQNRGQADDMDPADQWVLNPQTGNYELRLDNSAGQSSTPGPAKPRDSSRRADPDRPASRQDARPGSRSESRSESRSASRSGRSDVPGPRASRRKGQAAEATAQGRRKRKQKKSGKKKALLWTGGTLAFLLVAGSVGGYAYYQHLNNNITSYDVGTSDKPVTADKPINILIIGTDKRTGKGNEGYGDKGSVGHADTNFLLHVSKDRTNATALSIPRDLITDIPDCETKQPDGSTKIIPGTEQQRFNTSLGQDGRDPGCTMKTVQEITGLKVDHFMMADFNAVKSLTTAVGGVDICLAHPVDDPDSHLKLPAGEANVQGEQALAFVRTRHSFGNQGDLDRIKVQQQFMASLARKIQSKGTLTSPSKMFKLAEAATKALAVDSGIGSITKLTSLATQLKGIDPKNISFITLPVLDNPNEIVHATVVINKTQADPLFSMLQSDTSLTEVKKEAAAKKSQQAKALKGPKAPAADVRVDVYNGGGPQGSAQETLSWLQNDKGAPKTTNKGNAPANVAKTTLEYAPNQADMARTVASWMGLPATSLKQGTEDAVGLEAMTLTLGKDFKGAGVPITGPAKVPDGVQKVEADKQVCAK, encoded by the coding sequence GTGGATGCGCAAAACCGTGGGCAGGCGGACGACATGGATCCCGCCGACCAGTGGGTACTCAACCCGCAGACGGGCAACTACGAACTGCGACTGGACAACTCCGCAGGGCAGTCGTCCACGCCCGGTCCGGCGAAGCCGCGCGACTCCTCGCGCAGAGCCGACCCCGACAGGCCGGCCTCCCGCCAGGACGCCCGCCCCGGCTCCCGGTCCGAATCACGCTCGGAGTCCCGCTCGGCCTCCCGGTCGGGACGTTCCGACGTACCCGGGCCGCGTGCCAGCCGCCGGAAGGGCCAGGCCGCCGAGGCGACCGCCCAGGGCCGGCGGAAGCGCAAGCAGAAGAAGTCGGGCAAGAAGAAGGCCCTGCTGTGGACGGGCGGCACGCTGGCGTTCCTGCTCGTCGCCGGTTCGGTCGGCGGTTACGCGTACTACCAGCACCTGAACAACAACATCACGTCGTACGACGTCGGCACGAGCGACAAACCCGTCACCGCCGACAAGCCCATAAACATCCTGATCATCGGTACGGACAAGCGCACCGGTAAGGGCAACGAGGGCTACGGCGACAAGGGCAGCGTCGGCCACGCCGACACCAACTTCCTGCTGCACGTCTCCAAGGACCGGACGAACGCGACGGCGCTCTCCATCCCCCGTGACCTGATCACCGACATCCCGGACTGCGAGACCAAGCAGCCCGACGGCAGCACCAAAATCATCCCGGGCACCGAGCAGCAGCGGTTCAACACCAGCCTCGGCCAGGACGGCCGCGACCCCGGCTGCACGATGAAGACCGTCCAGGAGATCACCGGACTGAAGGTCGACCACTTCATGATGGCCGACTTCAACGCCGTCAAGTCGCTGACGACGGCCGTGGGCGGCGTGGACATCTGTCTCGCCCACCCCGTGGACGACCCGGACTCGCACCTCAAGCTGCCGGCGGGCGAGGCCAACGTGCAGGGCGAGCAGGCGCTGGCCTTCGTCCGTACCCGGCACAGCTTCGGCAACCAGGGCGACCTCGACCGGATCAAGGTCCAGCAGCAGTTCATGGCATCTCTGGCGCGCAAGATCCAGTCCAAGGGGACGCTGACCAGTCCCAGCAAGATGTTCAAGCTCGCCGAGGCGGCGACGAAGGCGCTCGCCGTCGACTCGGGCATCGGCTCCATCACCAAGCTCACATCGCTCGCGACGCAGCTCAAGGGCATCGACCCGAAGAACATCTCGTTCATCACGCTGCCCGTGCTCGACAATCCGAACGAGATCGTGCACGCCACGGTCGTCATCAACAAGACGCAGGCCGACCCGCTGTTCTCGATGCTGCAGAGCGACACCTCGCTCACCGAGGTGAAGAAGGAAGCGGCCGCCAAGAAGTCCCAGCAGGCAAAGGCGCTGAAGGGACCGAAGGCACCGGCGGCCGACGTACGGGTCGACGTGTACAACGGCGGCGGTCCGCAGGGCTCGGCCCAGGAGACCCTTTCCTGGCTGCAGAACGACAAGGGTGCGCCGAAGACCACCAACAAGGGCAACGCGCCCGCGAACGTGGCCAAGACGACCCTGGAATACGCCCCGAACCAGGCCGACATGGCCCGTACGGTGGCGTCCTGGATGGGACTGCCCGCGACATCGCTGAAGCAGGGGACCGAGGACGCGGTGGGACTCGAAGCGATGACACTGACACTGGGCAAGGACTTCAAGGGCGCGGGGGTGCCCATCACCGGACCGGCAAAGGTGCCGGACGGTGTGCAGAAGGTGGAAGCCGACAAGCAGGTCTGCGCGAAGTGA